A single Actinomycetota bacterium DNA region contains:
- a CDS encoding PspC domain-containing protein: MPHADRPFAPSPARPRPMPSWASFGLRRSPTRRIVAGVAGGLAEQLRVDPTLVRAGFVLLSLCGGVGVLVYIVGWMSLPTAEVPVEHLDAGGQRAVGVGLVIAGVVILLHAAGIWVGTALAWSVGLVVLAVALIWFRGNDSDRARWASAAQAVPETAIDALKGTWRGRIRILAAAGLLAAGVAVFLTGTDALSVHSNAVLAVALTAVGVGLVAAPWGWRMATALNTERRERIRSEERAELAAHLHDSVLQTLALIQRTDQPREMVALARNQERELRAWLSGRPSLALNGSGPDASTLSGELERAAAAVELQFKVPVEVVTVGDTPMDDRLQAVLEAAREAAVNAAKHSGAPSISIYLEVEDREVTAYVRDQGSGFDPESVGTDRQGIAQSIRGRMQRVGGSACITTEPGGGTEVQLVLPRQGAGAR; this comes from the coding sequence ATGCCTCACGCCGACCGCCCGTTCGCCCCATCCCCGGCCCGGCCACGCCCGATGCCCAGCTGGGCGTCGTTCGGCCTGCGCCGCAGCCCCACCCGGCGGATCGTCGCCGGGGTGGCCGGCGGCCTCGCCGAGCAGTTGCGGGTGGACCCCACCCTCGTCCGGGCCGGCTTCGTGCTGCTCAGCCTGTGCGGGGGGGTCGGCGTCCTGGTGTACATCGTGGGCTGGATGAGCCTGCCCACCGCCGAGGTGCCGGTGGAGCACCTGGACGCCGGCGGGCAGCGGGCGGTCGGGGTGGGCCTGGTGATCGCCGGCGTCGTGATCCTGCTGCACGCCGCCGGAATCTGGGTGGGCACGGCCCTGGCCTGGTCGGTTGGCCTCGTGGTCCTGGCCGTCGCCCTGATCTGGTTCCGGGGCAACGATTCCGACCGGGCTCGGTGGGCGAGCGCCGCCCAGGCCGTGCCCGAGACGGCGATCGACGCCCTGAAAGGCACATGGCGGGGCCGCATCCGCATCCTGGCAGCGGCGGGCCTGCTTGCCGCCGGCGTCGCCGTCTTCCTCACCGGCACCGACGCCCTCTCGGTGCATTCCAACGCCGTGCTGGCGGTGGCCCTGACCGCGGTCGGCGTCGGCCTCGTCGCCGCACCGTGGGGGTGGCGGATGGCCACCGCCCTCAACACCGAACGCCGGGAGCGGATCCGCTCCGAGGAGCGGGCCGAGTTAGCTGCCCACCTGCACGACTCGGTGCTCCAGACCCTGGCCCTCATCCAGCGCACCGACCAACCCCGGGAGATGGTCGCCCTGGCCCGCAACCAGGAGCGGGAACTCCGGGCCTGGCTGAGCGGGCGGCCGTCGCTCGCCCTGAACGGGTCCGGCCCGGACGCCTCCACGCTGTCCGGCGAGCTGGAACGGGCGGCGGCGGCGGTCGAGCTGCAGTTCAAGGTGCCCGTCGAGGTGGTCACCGTGGGCGACACCCCCATGGACGACCGGCTCCAGGCCGTGCTGGAAGCCGCCCGGGAGGCGGCAGTCAACGCCGCCAAGCACTCCGGGGCACCCTCGATCTCGATCTACCTCGAGGTGGAGGACCGCGAGGTCACCGCCTACGTGCGCGATCAGGGGTCCGGGTTCGATCCTGAATCGGTGGGCACAGACCGGCAGGGCATCGCCCAGTCGATCCGGGGGCGGATGCAGCGGGTCGGGGGCTCGGCATGCATCACCACAGAGCCGGGGGGCGGCACCGAAGTGCAGCTGGTGCTGCCCCGGCAAGGCGCGGGGGCACGTTGA